The Odocoileus virginianus isolate 20LAN1187 ecotype Illinois chromosome 3, Ovbor_1.2, whole genome shotgun sequence genome includes a window with the following:
- the STK11 gene encoding serine/threonine-protein kinase STK11 isoform X1 codes for MEVADPQQLGMFTEGELMSVGMDTFIHRIDSTEVIYQPRRKRAKLIGKYLMGDLLGEGSYGKVKEVLDSETLCRRAVKILKKKKLRRIPNGEANVKKEIQLLRRLRHRNVIQLVDVLYNEEKQKMYMVMEYCVCGMQEMLDSVPEKRFPVCQAHGYFCQLVDGLEYLHSQGIVHKDIKPGNLLLTTGGTLKISDLGVAEALHPFAEDDTCRTSQGSPAFQPPEIANGLDTFSGFKVDIWSAGVTLYNITTGLYPFEGDNIYKLFENIGKGDYTIPGDCGPPLSDLLRGMLEYEPAKRFSIQQIRQHSWFRKKHPPAEQPVPIPPSADCKDRWRGMTVVPYLEDLHGCADDVDDELFDIEDDVIYTQDFTVPGQVLEEEAGRSAQNRVLPKAVCVNGTDTTQLNTRSRAERRASAASNPARKACSASSKIRRLSACKQQ; via the exons ATGGAGGTGGCGGACCCGCAGCAGCTGGGCATGTTTACAGAGGGCGAGCTGATGTCGGTGGGGATGGACACATTCATCCACCGGATCGACTCCACCGAGGTCATCTACCAGCCCCGCCGCAAGCGGGCCAAACTCATCGGAAAGTACCTGATGGGGGACCTGCTGGGGGAGGGGTCGTACGGCAAGGTGAAGGAGGTGCTGGACTCGGAGACACTGTGCAGAAGAGCCGTCAAAATCCTCAAGAAGAAGAAGTTGCGAAGGATCCCCAACGGGGAGGCCAACGTGAAGAA GGAGATCCAGCTGTTGAGGAGGCTACGGCACAGGAACGTCATCCAGCTAGTGGATGTGCTGTACAACgaggagaagcagaagat GTACATGGTGATGGAGTACTGCGTGTGTGgcatgcaggagatgctggacaGCGTGCCCGAGAAGCGCTTCCCTGTGTGCCAGGCCCATGG GTACTTCTGCCAGCTGGTGGACGGCCTGGAGTACCTGCACAGCCAGGGCATCGTGCACAAGGACATCAAGCCCGGCAACCTGCTGCTCACCACTGGTGGCACGCTCAAGATCTCTGACCTGGGTGTGGCTGAG GCACTGCACCCGTTTGCTGAGGATGACACGTGCCGGACCAGCCAGGGCTCCCCAGCGTTCCAGCCACCTGAGATCGCCAATGGCCTGGACACCTTCTCTGGCTTCAAGGTGGACATCTGGTCAGCAGGAGTCACGCT GTACAATATCACAACAGGCCTGTACCCGTTCGAGGGCGACAACATCTACAAGCTGTTTGAGAACATCGGAAAGGGGGACTATACCATCCCGGGGGACTGCGGGCCCCCGCTCTCAGACCTGCTCAGAG GGATGCTGGAGTATGAGCCGGCCAAGCGGTTCTCCATACAGCAGATCCGGCAGCACAG TTGGTTCCGGAAGAAGCACCCGCCAGCCGAGCAGCCGGTGCCCATCCCGCCCAGCGCGGACTGCAAGGACCGGTGGCGGGGCATGACAGTGGTGCCCTACCTGGAGGACCTGCACGGCTGTGCCGATGACGTGGATGACGAGCTCTTCGACATTGAGGACGACGTCATCTACACTCAGGACTTCACAGTGCCCG GTCaggtcctggaggaggaggctgggcggAGCGCACAGAACCGGGTCCTTCCCAAGGCTGTGTGCGTGAATGGCACCGACACCACCCAGCTGAACACCAGGTCAAGGGCAGAGCGCCGGGCCAGCGCTGCCTCCAACCCTGCCCGCAAGGCCTGCTCAGCCAGCAGCAAGATCCGCCGGCTGTCGGCCTGCAAACAGCAGTGA
- the STK11 gene encoding serine/threonine-protein kinase STK11 isoform X2, with translation MEVADPQQLGMFTEGELMSVGMDTFIHRIDSTEVIYQPRRKRAKLIGKYLMGDLLGEGSYGKVKEVLDSETLCRRAVKILKKKKLRRIPNGEANVKKEIQLLRRLRHRNVIQLVDVLYNEEKQKMYMVMEYCVCGMQEMLDSVPEKRFPVCQAHGYFCQLVDGLEYLHSQGIVHKDIKPGNLLLTTGGTLKISDLGVAEALHPFAEDDTCRTSQGSPAFQPPEIANGLDTFSGFKVDIWSAGVTLYNITTGLYPFEGDNIYKLFENIGKGDYTIPGDCGPPLSDLLRGMLEYEPAKRFSIQQIRQHSWFRKKHPPAEQPVPIPPSADCKDRWRGMTVVPYLEDLHGCADDVDDELFDIEDDVIYTQDFTVPGGEEASEAGLRERGPRESPCSELSGEEAEARALEELQAEPRP, from the exons ATGGAGGTGGCGGACCCGCAGCAGCTGGGCATGTTTACAGAGGGCGAGCTGATGTCGGTGGGGATGGACACATTCATCCACCGGATCGACTCCACCGAGGTCATCTACCAGCCCCGCCGCAAGCGGGCCAAACTCATCGGAAAGTACCTGATGGGGGACCTGCTGGGGGAGGGGTCGTACGGCAAGGTGAAGGAGGTGCTGGACTCGGAGACACTGTGCAGAAGAGCCGTCAAAATCCTCAAGAAGAAGAAGTTGCGAAGGATCCCCAACGGGGAGGCCAACGTGAAGAA GGAGATCCAGCTGTTGAGGAGGCTACGGCACAGGAACGTCATCCAGCTAGTGGATGTGCTGTACAACgaggagaagcagaagat GTACATGGTGATGGAGTACTGCGTGTGTGgcatgcaggagatgctggacaGCGTGCCCGAGAAGCGCTTCCCTGTGTGCCAGGCCCATGG GTACTTCTGCCAGCTGGTGGACGGCCTGGAGTACCTGCACAGCCAGGGCATCGTGCACAAGGACATCAAGCCCGGCAACCTGCTGCTCACCACTGGTGGCACGCTCAAGATCTCTGACCTGGGTGTGGCTGAG GCACTGCACCCGTTTGCTGAGGATGACACGTGCCGGACCAGCCAGGGCTCCCCAGCGTTCCAGCCACCTGAGATCGCCAATGGCCTGGACACCTTCTCTGGCTTCAAGGTGGACATCTGGTCAGCAGGAGTCACGCT GTACAATATCACAACAGGCCTGTACCCGTTCGAGGGCGACAACATCTACAAGCTGTTTGAGAACATCGGAAAGGGGGACTATACCATCCCGGGGGACTGCGGGCCCCCGCTCTCAGACCTGCTCAGAG GGATGCTGGAGTATGAGCCGGCCAAGCGGTTCTCCATACAGCAGATCCGGCAGCACAG TTGGTTCCGGAAGAAGCACCCGCCAGCCGAGCAGCCGGTGCCCATCCCGCCCAGCGCGGACTGCAAGGACCGGTGGCGGGGCATGACAGTGGTGCCCTACCTGGAGGACCTGCACGGCTGTGCCGATGACGTGGATGACGAGCTCTTCGACATTGAGGACGACGTCATCTACACTCAGGACTTCACAGTGCCCG GTGGCGAGGAGGCGTCTGAGGCAGGGCTTAGAGAGAGAGGCCCACGGGAGAGCCCGTGCTCAGAACTTTCtggagaggaagctgaggccagGGCCTTGGAGGAGCTCCAGGCAGAGCCCAGGCCCTAG